Part of the bacterium genome, ACCCGGACGGGCACGACCCGACCGTCGGTGTATGCGTCGGGGAGTCCCTCAATCGCGATCGGGGTGAACGCCGCGGTTGGATACCTCGCCGACTCGAGCCAACGCGCGCGGAGCGCGCTGTCGCGCCGCGCGCTGTCGGACCGGAGCTGGCTCAGATCGACGGTGACCATCCCAATCCGGGCCGTCTGTGGGTGGGTGAGGTCCACATCCACGTGTCCCTGGATCACGTTGGTCACTCCGGTCGCGGCGTGGAACCGGTTCTGGAGAAGGGCGGTTTCGCCAACCCGGTAGGCCGCGGTCGACACGGCGGGGTCGATGACGAACCGCTCCGCCCCGGGCGGTACTGGGTCGCCTGGCGCCGCCGCATGGCCCATGCGGGCGGCCGTGACGAGGGCGGCCAGAACGGTGATCGCTCCCACGATCGCGACCCCGATCCCCCAACCATGTGTTTCCACGATCCGCGTTGGACGCATGCGCACGGCTCCTCGGTGCGG contains:
- a CDS encoding YceI family protein, encoding MRPTRIVETHGWGIGVAIVGAITVLAALVTAARMGHAAAPGDPVPPGAERFVIDPAVSTAAYRVGETALLQNRFHAATGVTNVIQGHVDVDLTHPQTARIGMVTVDLSQLRSDSARRDSALRARWLESARYPTAAFTPIAIEGLPDAYTDGRVVPVRVTGFLTVRTVTQPVTFAGTVVIEGATLTSALSTTVRMTDFGFEPPSLLGVFRVDDDVVVDVHITARRTT